In one Sphingobacterium daejeonense genomic region, the following are encoded:
- a CDS encoding FMN-binding glutamate synthase family protein, protein MRNYPLVGYFRYFLESIRPELRQYFWESDTDGRPFNRRQRSIVYQRAKNQRETVAFGMQSDPQAVGNEWAAHSIFPVHIEDHNLRTTVGNSACKQPYSLSVFNISAMSYGALSRTAITALNKGAALQNFAHNTGEGGISQYHINGGDLIWQVGTGYFGCRDEHGYFEPNLFREKSTRPYVKMIELKLSQGAKPGHGGILPAAKNTPEVAAIRHVVPGTDVMSPPAHSSFKTPVEMMHFIQQLRELSDYKPVGFKLCIGDKQEFIEICQAMQETQIMPDFISIDGSEGGTGAAPLEFTDNLGMPLYDALAFVTTTLINFGLKKHIKIIVSSRIVTGFDILKVIALGADACYSARGMMFALGCIQALKCNEDVCPVGVATQQPHLYKGLNVDDKYVRVAQFHRNTLRATVEIMEACGFNSLEEVNADKFFRKVDSQNTLSFQDIYFKNTGKLVNNRSDFAPEVFD, encoded by the coding sequence TTGAGAAACTACCCATTAGTTGGATATTTCCGTTACTTTTTAGAATCTATTCGTCCTGAATTAAGGCAATATTTTTGGGAGTCTGACACGGACGGTAGACCATTCAATAGACGTCAACGATCTATTGTTTACCAACGTGCAAAAAATCAACGTGAGACTGTTGCTTTCGGTATGCAGAGTGATCCGCAAGCGGTAGGAAATGAGTGGGCTGCTCATAGTATTTTCCCTGTTCACATTGAAGATCACAACCTACGCACTACGGTCGGAAATAGCGCCTGTAAACAGCCGTATAGTTTAAGTGTATTCAACATCTCCGCAATGTCCTATGGTGCGTTGAGTCGTACTGCAATTACAGCCTTGAACAAAGGTGCTGCCTTGCAGAACTTCGCTCACAACACAGGGGAAGGTGGTATTTCACAATATCATATCAATGGTGGAGATTTGATATGGCAAGTAGGTACAGGTTATTTCGGATGTAGGGATGAGCACGGTTATTTTGAGCCTAATTTATTCCGTGAGAAATCAACTCGTCCTTATGTTAAGATGATTGAGTTGAAATTGTCTCAAGGAGCAAAACCTGGACATGGTGGTATCCTTCCTGCAGCAAAGAATACTCCTGAGGTAGCTGCCATTCGTCACGTAGTTCCTGGAACAGACGTTATGTCTCCCCCTGCGCATAGTTCATTTAAAACACCGGTTGAGATGATGCATTTTATCCAACAATTGCGTGAATTATCGGATTATAAACCTGTAGGGTTTAAGCTTTGTATTGGAGATAAACAAGAATTTATTGAGATCTGTCAAGCGATGCAAGAAACGCAGATTATGCCTGACTTTATTTCGATAGATGGTTCTGAAGGCGGAACGGGAGCTGCACCTCTTGAATTTACAGACAACTTAGGTATGCCATTATATGATGCCTTAGCATTTGTAACTACGACATTAATAAATTTCGGTCTTAAAAAACATATTAAGATTATTGTCTCGAGTAGAATCGTTACTGGATTTGATATCTTGAAAGTAATCGCATTAGGTGCTGATGCATGCTACAGTGCTCGCGGTATGATGTTCGCATTAGGCTGTATTCAAGCATTAAAATGTAATGAAGACGTATGTCCAGTAGGTGTTGCAACACAGCAACCACACCTCTATAAAGGTCTTAATGTAGACGACAAATACGTCCGCGTAGCACAATTCCACCGTAACACTTTACGTGCTACTGTAGAAATCATGGAAGCTTGTGGATTCAATAGCTTGGAAGAAGTCAATGCTGACAAATTCTTCCGTAAAGTGGACAGCCAGAATACCCTAAGCTTCCAAGACATTTACTTTAAAAATACAGGAAAGTTGGTTAACAACCGTAGTGACTTTGCTCCGGAGGTTTTTGATTAA
- a CDS encoding cytochrome c maturation protein CcmE domain-containing protein produces the protein MKKSSIILIVIIAIAIAMILVIYTDSSTYSTFTEAKEKKTELYVVGVLNKQKDLHYDPVKDANHFSFYMFDNDSTECQVVFNGSKPQDIERSEQIVLTGKMEGNVFHASKILMKCPSKYNQDQMEVIETSSAPATASVN, from the coding sequence ATGAAGAAAAGTTCGATCATTTTAATTGTAATTATAGCTATAGCTATTGCGATGATACTTGTGATCTATACCGATTCTAGTACATATTCAACATTTACTGAAGCGAAGGAGAAGAAGACAGAATTGTATGTTGTAGGTGTTTTGAATAAACAGAAGGACTTACATTATGATCCTGTAAAGGATGCCAATCATTTTTCGTTTTATATGTTTGACAACGACAGCACGGAATGTCAGGTGGTATTCAATGGGTCGAAGCCACAAGATATCGAACGTTCTGAACAAATTGTATTGACAGGAAAAATGGAAGGCAATGTTTTCCATGCTAGCAAGATTTTGATGAAATGTCCTTCAAAATACAATCAAGATCAGATGGAGGTAATTGAGACATCCTCTGCCCCTGCGACAGCATCAGTAAATTAA
- a CDS encoding Rossmann-like and DUF2520 domain-containing protein — protein MKIVLIGSGNIATHLGKAFSDAGHQILQVYSKTLANASALANVLDSEAIDNLNQIDLDSDLYLVAVTDSAISHVADAIPKNLKGIVAHCSGATDISVLKDFNQHGVIYPVQSFSKDKDLDLSHTPFGIETNTELNYDFLLGLAGQVSDYVFRCNTKQRLALHISAVFANNFSNALFQISYDLLAEHELSFDMIRPIILETAEKVQIHIPKDVQTGPALRNDNYTMLTHFNFISSHPDWQLIYQKISDLIIKTRENKSEN, from the coding sequence ATGAAGATCGTCCTGATAGGCAGCGGAAATATTGCTACCCATTTGGGGAAGGCTTTCTCTGATGCTGGACATCAAATCTTGCAAGTATATAGCAAAACATTAGCCAATGCATCTGCATTGGCTAATGTTTTAGATAGTGAAGCGATTGACAATCTAAATCAAATTGACTTAGATTCCGATCTATACCTAGTAGCAGTTACAGATTCTGCAATTAGCCATGTTGCAGATGCTATTCCTAAAAATCTAAAAGGTATAGTAGCTCATTGTTCAGGTGCAACTGACATCTCAGTTCTTAAAGATTTTAATCAACATGGCGTTATTTACCCTGTTCAGAGTTTCTCCAAGGACAAAGATCTAGATCTCAGCCATACTCCTTTTGGAATTGAGACAAACACAGAATTAAACTATGATTTTTTGCTTGGATTGGCGGGCCAAGTTTCTGATTATGTTTTCAGATGTAACACCAAACAAAGGTTAGCTCTTCATATTTCTGCTGTTTTTGCGAATAACTTCAGTAATGCTTTATTTCAGATTTCTTATGATTTATTGGCGGAGCATGAATTATCTTTTGATATGATTCGTCCAATCATTCTTGAGACGGCAGAAAAGGTACAAATTCATATACCTAAGGATGTTCAGACAGGTCCTGCCTTGAGAAATGACAATTACACGATGTTAACGCATTTCAACTTTATTAGTTCCCATCCTGATTGGCAACTTATTTACCAAAAAATATCAGACCTTATTATCAAAACAAGAGAGAATAAATCAGAAAATTAG
- a CDS encoding heme lyase CcmF/NrfE family subunit, protein MDVNYVGENLLPGQIGQFFVVLSFGAALLSFISYFFASQYPEEKSWKQLGRIGFWLNALSIVVIGATLFYIIYNHLFVYHYAYAHSSMTLPTHYIISSFWEGQEGSFWLWMFWQVVLGSILLFKAKSWESPVMTFVMLCQVFLASMLLGVEIFGSRIGSSPFILLRDAMDWPILKDPNYLSMIKDGRGLNPLLQNYWMVIHPPTLFLGFASMIVPFAYAAAGLWQKRYKDWITPGLPWALFAVMILGAGIIMGSFWAYEALNFGGFWAWDPVENVSIIPWLTLIAAVHVMVAYKNTGHAYFTAVLLAMISFVLVIYASYLTRSGILGETSVHSFTSLGMSGQLIFFNVAFLIIMIVLLVVRRKDMPSTKKEEEIYSREFWLFIGALVLTVACVQMIATTSIPVFNALFGTKVAPPIDPIPHYNKWQGAFAVVVMLLTAFTQFLKYKRSDSKKFWAATLASFIFALIISGLVVYFTHIYTNIMYILLTFASIFCILANLRILGDSFKGKWRLAGSAVSHIGFGLLLIGALIAAATNEVISVNSSNYIAVAGFDQVEKPGDNLFLTEGEPVNMGKYRITYVGDSVARPNVYYKIKYEEVDEETGNVKKSFILKPFAQNNPQMGGLIGTPGTKHFITHDIYTLITAAASDSQKPAQAEGEGESAGFEEYEEPATYEVNVGDTLRYRNGYYVIEGINKDAKLENMPKAEDDILVGLKIKVVSADGKEYPVEPIFLIKGGNTFDFYKDVPDQGLRFRFTKIMPEKNKLELMSYQKPLPEKKWVVFKAIKFPYINFFWCGTIVMTIGFCMAIYRRVKDNKLKESKQAA, encoded by the coding sequence ATGGACGTAAATTACGTTGGAGAAAATCTACTTCCAGGTCAAATTGGACAGTTTTTCGTTGTCCTTTCATTTGGAGCAGCATTATTATCCTTCATTTCCTATTTTTTTGCCAGCCAGTACCCTGAAGAAAAGTCTTGGAAACAATTAGGACGCATTGGATTCTGGCTGAATGCACTTTCCATTGTTGTCATTGGTGCCACGCTTTTTTATATTATCTACAACCATCTCTTCGTATATCATTACGCATATGCGCATTCATCGATGACACTTCCTACTCATTACATTATATCTTCCTTTTGGGAAGGTCAGGAAGGTAGTTTTTGGTTATGGATGTTTTGGCAGGTTGTATTAGGCTCTATCTTATTATTCAAAGCCAAGAGCTGGGAAAGCCCTGTGATGACCTTTGTCATGCTATGTCAGGTATTTCTAGCATCAATGCTGTTAGGTGTCGAGATATTTGGTTCCCGTATTGGTAGTTCACCTTTTATCTTATTGAGAGATGCGATGGATTGGCCAATCCTAAAGGACCCTAATTATCTAAGCATGATCAAAGATGGCCGTGGATTAAATCCATTGTTGCAGAACTATTGGATGGTTATCCACCCACCTACCCTTTTCTTGGGTTTTGCGTCTATGATCGTTCCTTTCGCATACGCTGCTGCTGGATTATGGCAAAAGCGTTATAAAGATTGGATCACACCAGGATTACCTTGGGCATTATTTGCAGTGATGATTTTAGGTGCAGGTATTATTATGGGATCCTTTTGGGCATATGAAGCTCTTAACTTTGGAGGATTCTGGGCATGGGACCCGGTAGAAAACGTTTCTATCATACCTTGGTTAACCCTAATTGCTGCCGTTCACGTTATGGTAGCTTATAAGAACACTGGACACGCCTATTTTACCGCGGTTTTATTGGCGATGATTAGTTTCGTTTTGGTTATCTACGCATCGTATTTAACTCGTAGCGGTATCCTTGGCGAGACTTCGGTTCACTCCTTTACCAGTTTGGGAATGTCAGGACAGTTGATCTTCTTCAATGTGGCTTTCTTGATCATCATGATTGTTTTATTGGTTGTGAGAAGAAAAGATATGCCAAGCACAAAGAAGGAAGAAGAGATCTATTCCCGCGAATTTTGGTTATTCATCGGCGCATTAGTATTGACTGTTGCCTGTGTCCAAATGATCGCTACAACTTCCATTCCGGTTTTCAATGCATTGTTTGGCACAAAAGTAGCACCTCCAATTGACCCTATTCCACATTACAACAAGTGGCAGGGAGCATTTGCAGTTGTAGTTATGTTATTAACTGCTTTTACACAGTTCTTAAAATACAAACGTTCGGACAGCAAGAAATTCTGGGCTGCTACATTAGCGTCTTTTATATTTGCTTTAATCATTTCGGGCTTAGTGGTGTACTTTACCCATATCTACACCAATATCATGTATATCCTCCTGACGTTTGCCTCTATCTTCTGTATTTTGGCCAACTTGAGGATTTTAGGGGATTCATTCAAAGGAAAATGGCGTTTGGCAGGTTCCGCGGTATCACATATAGGTTTTGGTCTACTCCTTATCGGAGCTTTAATTGCAGCTGCTACCAATGAAGTAATTTCGGTAAATAGCAGTAATTATATAGCAGTAGCAGGATTTGACCAAGTTGAGAAACCTGGTGACAACTTATTCTTGACAGAAGGTGAGCCCGTAAATATGGGTAAATATAGAATTACCTATGTTGGAGATTCTGTTGCCCGACCGAATGTATATTACAAAATCAAATACGAAGAAGTCGATGAGGAAACTGGCAATGTAAAGAAATCATTTATTCTAAAGCCATTTGCTCAGAACAACCCTCAAATGGGTGGTTTGATCGGAACTCCGGGTACCAAGCATTTTATCACACACGATATTTACACCTTGATTACTGCTGCGGCATCTGATTCTCAGAAACCAGCTCAGGCAGAAGGTGAAGGTGAAAGTGCCGGATTTGAGGAATATGAAGAACCAGCAACCTATGAAGTCAATGTTGGGGATACATTACGCTATAGAAACGGATATTATGTTATTGAAGGCATCAATAAAGATGCAAAACTTGAGAATATGCCAAAAGCTGAAGATGATATCTTGGTAGGTTTAAAGATCAAGGTTGTATCAGCAGATGGAAAAGAATATCCTGTAGAACCTATATTTTTGATCAAGGGTGGTAATACATTTGATTTTTACAAAGATGTTCCTGATCAAGGTTTGAGATTCAGGTTTACGAAAATTATGCCTGAGAAGAATAAGTTAGAACTGATGTCTTACCAAAAACCTCTTCCTGAGAAGAAATGGGTAGTTTTTAAAGCGATTAAATTCCCATACATCAATTTCTTCTGGTGTGGTACAATTGTAATGACGATTGGTTTCTGTATGGCAATCTATCGTCGGGTAAAAGACAATAAATTAAAGGAATCAAAACAAGCTGCATAA
- a CDS encoding MarR family winged helix-turn-helix transcriptional regulator, with translation MMTSETNYASEFYSFLTGRVSTAIGRRLQRNFKESGIPITAEQWSVLYFLWETEGLSQQDIAKLTFRDKPSVSRLISNLEKQKILVRVCSSGDKRANQIYLTAQGHKIKDKCMQQAEKTISEALEGVDRSSMQQAQQLLEIVFNNLK, from the coding sequence ATGATGACAAGTGAAACTAACTATGCTAGTGAGTTCTATTCTTTCTTAACGGGGAGAGTTTCCACGGCAATTGGCAGACGATTGCAGCGAAACTTTAAGGAGAGTGGCATTCCAATTACAGCAGAACAATGGAGTGTTTTATATTTCCTTTGGGAGACCGAAGGATTAAGCCAACAAGACATCGCCAAATTGACCTTCCGGGATAAGCCGAGTGTGTCAAGATTGATTTCAAACCTCGAAAAACAAAAGATTTTAGTGCGCGTTTGCAGTTCCGGAGATAAACGGGCAAACCAGATCTATTTAACAGCCCAAGGCCATAAGATCAAAGATAAGTGCATGCAACAAGCAGAAAAAACTATCTCTGAAGCGCTCGAGGGTGTTGATAGAAGCTCTATGCAACAAGCTCAGCAGCTTTTAGAGATAGTTTTTAATAACTTAAAATAG